One window of the Manihot esculenta cultivar AM560-2 chromosome 14, M.esculenta_v8, whole genome shotgun sequence genome contains the following:
- the LOC122721803 gene encoding lysosomal Pro-X carboxypeptidase-like, with amino-acid sequence MSSTLQFQRLPFKLFSLLIFLSFNTAFPYDIIPRLDPLRGRVRRLPETSGASLSDDFQTFYYTQTLDHFNYRPESYTTFKQRYLINFKYWGGANVSAPIFAYLGAEAPIEYDLAFVGFLTENAAQFGALVVYIEHRFYGESVPFRSFIKALENANIRGHFNSAQALADYAEILIYLKKKLSAPYSPVIVIGGSYGGMLASWFRLKYPHVALGALASSAPLLYFDNITPQDAYFWVVTKDFREASESCYQTIRKSWGEIDKVASQPNGLSILSQRFNTCYPLKDPSDLKQFLISIYADAAQYDAPPDYRVTMICDAIDEGPFGKDILSKIFAGVVAYSGTSPCYVNPHETPTESDLGWEWQTCSEMMIPLGRLNNSMFQTDPFTVSSLIKQCKTEFGVVPRPHWITTYYGGNDIKLILQRFGSNIIFSNGLRDPYSSGGILENISDTVLAVYTVNGSHALDVLRAEATDPQWLIKQRKTEVEIIKAWIAKYYADLLAYKQKSIYRLKQSLRS; translated from the exons ATGAGCTCAACATTGCAATTTCAAAGGCTTCCATTTAAACTTTTTTCCTTGTTGATTTTCCTCTCATTTAATACAGCATTCCCTTATGATATTATTCCTCGGTTAGATCCTCTGCGTGGAAGAGTCCGACGACTGCCTGAGACATCGGGAGCATCCTTGTCAGACGACTTCCAGACGTTTTATTATACTCAAACTCTTGATCATTTCAACTATAGGCCTGAAAGCTACACCACCTTCAAGCAAAGATATTTGATCAATTTCAAGTACTGGGGTGGTGCCAATGTTAGTGCGCCAATCTTTGCATACCTTGGAGCAGAAGCACCAATTGAGTATGATCTGGCTTTTGTTGGATTTCTCACTGAAAATGCTGCCCAGTTCGGTGCTCTTGTGGTATATATAGAG CACCGATTTTACGGGGAATCTGTACCATTCAGATCATTTATAAAAGCTCTAGAAAATGCAAACATTCGTGGCCATTTCAACTCTGCTCAAGCTTTAGCAGATTATGCTGAGATTCTCATTTATTTAAAGAAGAAATTATCTGCCCCATATTCTCCTGTAATAGTCATTGGAGGATCATATGGAGGAA TGCTGGCTTCATGGTTTCGGCTAAAGTATCCCCATGTTGCCTTAGGAGCTCTGGCATCATCAGCTCCACTCCTTTACTTTGATAACATCACACCGCAAGATGCTTATTTTTGGGTTGTCACCAAGGATTTTAGG GAAGCTAGCGAGAGTTGCTACCAAACTATACGGAAATCATGGGGTGAAATTGATAAAGTGGCTTCACAGCCAAATGGTCTTTCAATTCTTAGCCAGAGATTCAACACTTGCTA TCCCCTCAAAGATCCTTCAGATCTTAAGCAATTCTTAATCTCCATATACGCTGATGCAGCCCAATATGATGCACCACCAGATTATAGAGTTACTATGATATGTGACGCCATTGATGAAGGTCCTTTTGGGAAAGATATTCTCAGCAAAATATTTGCAGGTGTTGTTGCCTATTCTGGTACTAGTCCATGCTACGTAAATCCACACGAGACTCCAACTGAATCAGATTTGGGATGGGAATGGCAG ACATGCAGTGAGATGATGATCCCACTAGGCAGACTCAATAACTCCATGTTCCAGACTGATCCTTTTACAGTAAGCAGTCTTATCAAGCAATGCAAGACGGAATTTGGTGTCGTACCTAGGCCTCATTGGATCACCACATATTATGGAGGCAAC gatataaaattaattctccAAAGGTTTGGCAGCAACATTATCTTCTCCAATGGACTTAGAGATCCTTACAGTAGTGGCGG GATACTGGAAAACATATCTGATACTGTTCTTGCCGTCTACACAGTCAATG GTTCTCATGCATTGGATGTGCTTAGAGCAGAAGCAACTGATCCACAGTGGTTAATCAAGCAACGAAAGACAGAAGTTGAGATAATTAAGGCATGGATTGCTAAGTACTACGCTGATCTTCTTGCCTACAA GCAAAAATCCATTTATAGACTTAAGCAATCATTGCGAAGTTAA